From a single Diceros bicornis minor isolate mBicDic1 chromosome 6, mDicBic1.mat.cur, whole genome shotgun sequence genomic region:
- the ATOH7 gene encoding transcription factor ATOH7, with amino-acid sequence MKSCKPSNSAAGARAAAPCAGGAECAGTCSGAGRLESAARRRLAANARERRRMQGLNTAFDRLRRVVPQWGQDKKLSKYETLQMALSYIMALTRILAEAERFGSERNWVNLHCEHFGRDHYLPFAGAKLPGESEPYDQRLFGFQPEPFQMAS; translated from the coding sequence ATGAAGTCCTGCAAGCCTAGCAACTCGGCGGCGGGAGCGCGCGCCGCGGCCCCGTGCGCGGGTGGCGCCGAGTGCGCGGGCACGTGCTCCGGGGCCGGGCGGCTGGAGAGCGCGGCGCGCAGGCGCCTAGCGGCCAACGCGCGCGAGCGCCGCCGCATGCAGGGGCTCAACACAGCCTTCGACCGGCTGCGCAGGGTGGTGCCCCAGTGGGGCCAGGATAAAAAGCTGTCCAAGTACGAGACCCTGCAGATGGCGCTGAGCTACATCATGGCTCTCACCCGCATCCTGGCCGAGGCCGAGCGATTCGGCTCGGAGCGGAACTGGGTCAATCTCCACTGTGAGCACTTCGGCCGAGACCACTACCTTCCATTCGCGGGCGCGAAGCTGCCGGGAGAGAGCGAGCCCTATGACCAGAGGCTCTTCGGCTTCCAGCCCGAGCCCTTCCAGATGGCCAGTTAG